Part of the Limihaloglobus sulfuriphilus genome is shown below.
TTTACACTTACGCTGTATTTGACTGCGGAGAAAAAGTTTCTATCGCTTAAGACCTTACCGTCTTTCAATGTTCCCTGGGTTCCTGCGTCCGAGGTGTTCTGGTCGGCTATGACAATCTGGCTGAAATTTTGCATACCTGCGGGGAAATCGTCAAACTCGGCGGCGGTCATCCTGGTAACAGCGGCGAGTTGGGTTGCGTCTATGATTGTTTTTGCTTTAACTGCCTGGCGGCCGCTTCTATTTGCAACGACAACACCAGCCGGCTCGCCGGCGGAATCATAAAGCACATCGGTTGGATACGTTCCAAACATGAACTCCACACCGGCATCCAGCATTGCGTGTTCAAGGACACGCTTTACCTGGAAAGCGGTAGGTGGGAGCCGAACGGCTTCAGTTTCGCTGCCGGCTTGGGCAAAGAACCTTATCTCGCTGAGTCCGTAATAAGAGCCGCCGTAGTTGCCGTCTGTCTCATCTGCTGTTATGAGAATTCTCGAAGCGTCTATTCCGGCTGTGATAATGTCGGTATGTGCCATAGGGCCGTCAGTTGCTCCCTGGTTCAGCGTATAGCTGCCAAGGCGGTGCCAGCCGCTGGTATTGAAATAATCAATGGTAATATTTTTCAGCCCTCTGTCTCTGTACGGGCCGCAGTAATTCCATACCCATATATCAGTAAGTGAATATAGGTCATTAAAATTCCACATGAACCATGCAGACCCTGCTGTGCCGGCAGGGTTTCCATTCTCTGAAGGAACAGAGCTGCCGGGGTTTACCATAGCTGAGTTGTATTGGTCTGAGCGGTCATGAAGAAGCCCGGCTGCGTCAAGTCCTTCGCCGTTGACGGTTCTCTTAGGGCGGTAATATCCTACATCTGTGCCGTAATTATATGGTGTGATTGCGTCTGTGCAGTCAAAATCAGGGCCGCCGATAAAGTCTGAATCATTAAATAACGTTGCATTCTGTTCAATCTGTATTTCGCCGACTAAAATACGGCTGACGGATGATGTTTTGCGGATATAAAACTTCAGATATCTTGCAGAGCCGTTTACGTCAACAGAGAGGTTCAGTGCTTCATTGGTGTAGTCACCCTCGTTTAGCCAGTCGTTGTTAATGAAAGCGATCTGGTTCCAGTTATCATTGTCAGTACTGGCATATACGGTCACATCCTGAACTTTGTAAGTGCTGCCCTGATAAACCCTTGTATGCAACTTGAAAAAGCTCTGGACAGTGCCCAGGTCAGCGGTAATGTTTACACTGCCGTTATACTGAACACTTTGGCTGGCAGAGCTGAACCAGATGCCGTCTTTCAAACGGCCTGGAGGGTCTGTGTCCTCGTGGGGATAAACCGATGCAATATCCGAAGTGTAGCTGAATTCAGCGAGCTGGGTTGGTATTTCCGGTTCCGCGAAAATGGCTTGAGCAAGCGGGCTTGAGGGTATCTGTCCATCTTCGAGCCATAAACGGTAACTGCCTGCGACGTCCCAGCCCGGATATGGCTGCTCTGATGTAAGCAATACCGAAGCTCCCGCATTGGCCGCTTCTATTGCCGCGGCAACACCGGCAGATGAGCCTCCGATAACGGCTACATCAACATCGAAGCTGACCGGTATGTCTCTTGCGGATTCGTTGATGTTTACTCCGAAGAGGGGTGAGAAACCTGAGAAAAAGGCACATATCAGTAATAGTTTCGACTGGGTCAGCGATGGCATAATAAAAGATACTCCACATGAATAAACGTTAAATTAAGTAATAATTATTCAAACTTTAATATATACATACACTTAAACGGTGTTGTTCAGTACAGATTTACGTTTTATAGAAACGCCTGCATCAGCCCGCAGCGTAAATCATCGGGCAGCCGGCAGATTTTATGGTTTAGAATGTCTTTATCAAAGCCAACTTACGCCAAACTACCGCCATTACAGGCCATTATTCATTTTTTATAATCATAGAAACCGGTTTCCTGAATAGCCCGCCAATATAATAATTTTGATCTTAAAAGGCAAGAAGTAAATATTCAAAAGGTGTTAAATTTTGAAAATGAGCGTTTGCAGCACAGGATTTTTTTTATTAAATTCGACAAAGCAGAGTCTTGTTGTTAGCGAAGTTCTTTTGACGGCAGCATTGTCGTCCTTTCAATCAAATCATTGGTTTCATTTTAAAGTTTAAGTGTTATTTAACCGTTTTTAGATGGTTAGAATGCGTGCGGAACTGCCGCATATGGTTCATTTTTAAAATGATTTTAAGTTAAATCTTTTGTGAGTATCAAGTTATACTCATCCTTTTAATTTTTTATTAAATCTCTTGACTTTGACATTCAGATCTATTATATTCAAGTAACATTAAGAAACCGTTTTCTAATTTGTAAATATGGCCAGCATTGGCGGTAGTTTGTCGCAATTTGGCTTTGATTGAGAATGCCTGTTCTTATAAAATAGGATTTCAGGAACGGAACAGATTTATATGATAAAGTTTTTTGCTTTAGAAATTTTTGTTTGTATGCAGAAAGATGCGAACAAGAAGAATTGATTTCTAAAGATACAGTTAGTTAGTGGCGTAAGAACTGCCGGAGCATTAACAGGAGTGTTTCCTGTTATGATGTTAGTGGTTTTGATAGACAGTGTCCGGCCGTTCTGATTTAATTTACTTTTTGAAAGGAGAAAAGAAATGAGAAACGCACAATTATTATTAATGATTCTATTGGCATGTATTATGGTTGACGCAAACGCAGCATTAGAATGGATCGGCGGGCCCGATTTTGACTGCAGTGATGCCATCACGGCTGACAACGTGTATGCACTTGAGCAGTACTACCGTCCGGTCAGAACAATTAATGGTCAGGGGCTTGACTCGACCGGTATGCTTCATGAATTGTCGAGCCAATACAATTCGGCGTTGGTTGACACCACAGAAATTGCCGGCTCAACAGACCCAGCGGTTACTTTAAATCCTGCGGGAATTGAAGGACCGGCATGGTTCAGCTGGACATTCGATCAGGCCTATGACATACAGGAGATGTGGGTATGGAACTATAATCTATACGGTACAAACGGCAGCTATCTGCTCAGAGGGCTTAAGGACGTATCCATACATTATAACGACGGCACATCCTGGCAGTATTTTGGTGATTATACATTAGCTAAAGGGCTTGGAGTAGCTGATATGCCTCACGGAGACGAAATACCATTGAATATTACTGCCACTGGGATATTGATGACCCCCAAAACAGTAGAAGGCAACTACGGCAGTACATTCTATGGTCTCAGTGAGGTTCGTTTTATCGTTCCCGAGCCGGCAACTATGGTTCTTTTTGGTATTGGTGCCATTCTTGCAAGAAAACGATTTATATAAGATAGAATGAAAGTTTCCGCGGGCTGCTCAATAAAAAGGGCAGCCCGTGGCTATTACAATTATTAGATTATTTTATACAGGAGTACGAAAATGCAGGCATTTAAAATGGTAGTTACAGTTTTAATGTTGTTGCTTTCGGGTTATGCCCTTGCGGACTGGACGACGGCCGAGTTTATCGGCGGCAGTCTACCGGATGACCTTGACGCGACAGACGCAATAACAGCAACGGGAAGCCCCAGCAACGTGAGCACTTACCGCCCCTGGCGAACCGTTGACGGCAGCGGTATGGTCGATGACCTTGCGCATGACCAGGCCGATGCTCTTAACAGCTCGCTTCTGAGCGGCGACGGAAACGCACAGAACAACCCCGCCGGTGTGGCAGGTCCTGCATGGCTTCAATATGAATTTGATAAAATTTACGCCTTAGATGATATTGTAATATGGAATCTTCAGGCCGCAGGAGGATACTGGACACGTGCTACAAAGGAAATTTACGTTCATTATTCCGTTGACGGCGTTAACTGGCATTACTGGGACAATGTTGTTCTTGGATTGCCCGAGCCTTATCCTGCATGGAACGAACCTCTTGATGTGATTGATGCCGACGGTGTCCAGGCAAAATACGTATTGATTACTGCTGATTCGCAAAACGGAAGCTACGGAAGTGATTATTGCGGTCTTAGTGAAATAAGGTTTACAATACTGCCCGCTGCTACTAATCCAGAACCGGCCGTCGAGGCGGTCAACGTCGCTCAAGCTGCGCAACTAAGCTGGCGGCCATATGCCGGAACGATAAATGAGCGGATTTATCTTGGAACAGATGCCGCGGCTGTCGAAGCTGCAGAGGGAACAGCGGCTCCGGAGTATGTTGATACTGTCGCAAGCAGTGAGCCTGACAGGACACAAATAGACTTATCTGCATACATAACTCTAGATAAAAACGCAGTTTACTACTGGCGGGTTGATGAGCTTGATTCGTCGGACAATGTTATACAAAAGGGGGCTGTCTGGAGCTTTACCGTTGAAGGCGCCGCATACAATCCGACTCCTGCAGATGCCGGTTTGATAAGCGCTGAGGATGTTGTCCTTAGCTGGTCAGCGGCCGCGGGGGCTGTTTCTCATACGGTTTATCTGGGCACGAGCGAAGAGCCAGAGTTTTTCGCCGATGCCGGCGCAGCCGCGACTATCGAGGCAGGAAATCTGCTTCCCGACACGACATACTATTGGCGGGTTGACACAACACATGATGGAAGTGTAGTTTACGAAGGTCCTGTTTGGAGCTTTGAAACTGACTATTTCGGTGTTGTAGAAAATTACGAGGACGGAGATATTTCAAACTGGTCAGCTTCTAATCTCACCACATATCTTAGCGGCGGGATTTCATTTATCGGCGGCCCCGATTTTGATACTTCTGATGCGATTACCGCCTCTAATTATAACACAAACGTTTCGAGCTATCTGCCTGATAAGACTGTAAACGGTTTAGGCCTTGATGCGACCGGACTGCTCCATGCAACAGCAACGTCTTCCAATTCGGCACTGGTCAGACCCGGCGATTCTGACCCGCTTGAGAACGGCAATCCCGCCGGAGCAACCGGGCCTGTCTGGTTCATGTATGAATTTGACCAGGCCTATGCTATTACAGATTTCTGGATTTGGAATTATAACGGACCCTATAGTTCGAGGTCATTGCGGAATGTTTCTATACATTATACCGCCGACGGCAGCAACTGGATTCTGCTGGGTGATTTTGAACTGCCGCGGGCTCCTTCTTCGAATAATACCCCTCATGACATTGAAATACCAATGAATGTTACCGCCCAGGCTGTAATTATAACAGCATCAGATACAGACGGTAACTATGGTGACTCGAGTTTTTATGGCCTTTCTGAGGTGCGGTTTATACAAGGAGGTATCCAGGCGTATGAAGGTGACTATGCGATGGTTATCGATTATGATAATTCGGTTTCGCCAAATTACGGCCAGGCGGAATTGGTCTTTGACGAAGCTCAAGATTTTTCCAGGTACAGTTATCTCTGGTTTGTTTACTACGGCAACGTAACCAATGATGCTGAGCCGGTAACTTTTGAGCTGGTTAATGATACCGGTTCAGCAGTGGAATCGCTCACTCTTGCTCCGGAGGCTGTACAATCTCTCGGCTGGGGCAATATTGTCCGTATGAGCCTTGATAATACCGACGGCGAGAGCATCCGGAAGTTTGTTGTTAAGATTGGCGACGGTACAGGCGTTGGCGCTGGTACAATTGCCCTTGACGATATTTCGTTGATTAAAGGCAGGTATTGCGACGCGGCAAATTCATTTATGGCCGATCTTGACAATAACTGTACAGTGGACTTTAACGATTATATTGCGTTCTCAGAATACTGGCTGAAGGATCACTTTGCTGTTCCGGCTGACGGCGTCCTGCTTGAAGGTTTTGACTCCTATGCAGACGCGGATAGTATAAGTTACAGGGTAGGGCCTGTCAGCTTTTACGTGGATTTAGACGAAACTGAATACAAGCAGGGCAGCAAGTCCATTAAACTCGATTACAATCAGGACTGGTCGGAAAATTATGCACAGTTAGCCTGGAATCTCGGTCTTTCATACGATCTGAGCCAGATGGAAACGCTTAAATTCTGGTTCAAGGCTGATTCAGCGAACCAGACCGGAACTGAGAATCTCAGAATGCAGCTGCTCAGCGATTCAAGTCAGCTTGGATTTGTTGATCTTGTTGATTACGGCGTGAACGTTCAGACAGATACCTGGACAGAGGTTTCGATACCACTGTCAGATTTCGCCGAAGTTTCGAGTTTGACCGGAGTTAGTGCGTTGGGATTCAGTATTGCAGATTATACCATAAACTCAACAGGGACTTTTTATGTGGACGGTATTACCGTTTACGGGCCGTCTGAAACCGGAATTGATGTGCTTACGGAAACATTCAGCTCTGACCTGGCCGGTGGCGATGATACAGTTAACCCGCTTGATTTGGCAGTTATGGCGGAGCAGTGGCTCAGTTGTGACGCACTGCCTCTGTCTGAGTGCTGGTAAGCATTGTAAGTCGGTTCCCGGATCGGTGTTCGGTTCGGGAGCCGGCATTTAAATAATAAATATGAGGTAAACCAATGACAAAAAAAGGATTTACATTAATTGAACTTCTGGTGGTAATTTCGATTATCGCTCTGCTTATGGCGATCTTGATGCCGGCTTTGACAAAGGTGCGTGAACAGGCACGAACTGTTGTCTGCGCATCCAAACTGCGTCAGATTCATATCGGCTCGGTCGCCTATTCTAACGACAATGACTACGCTTTCCCTGATCGGGGGAAGCTCGACGCTCTTTACCCGCACTCGCTCTGGGACGGTGTGGAAGAGCACACAAATCTCAATGAGATTTTTGTCCGCGCATACTTAGGCGACAGCAGAGATGATATCATGTTTTGCCCCGGTGAGTTAAGACGCTGGAAAGACCCCGCGGACGTGAGTACTTCATACAATACTCTGCTCTGTACGTACCAGTATTTTAATACCCCTCAAAAAGACTATGCAAGGTACCGCTGGCACGGCTATGGAGTTGAAGGCTATGAAATGCCCAATATCAGCAAAAGCACAAGCGGTACAGACCCCCGAACCGCTTTGTGGGGTTGCCTAACATATGGGTCGGTTGGCAAGAGAGACTTAATGTACGGCCATGACCAGTACCCGGGTCCTGTTGAGGGCATGAATGTTGTCAGCATATCAGGGGTAACTGAATGGGTAGAATACGAAAACTTTGAGGCGTACTGGTACAGCGGCGGTTTGGACTTCTACTGGCCCAATCCCGAACGGAAAGAAACAAACGGCAGCCAGAGAGGGAAACAACCTCGTCCTCCGCGGCCGCCGAGAGGTTAATAAAACTTCAGCTCATTGTGAGCTGGGTTTAACACATAACGTTCGTCAGGAGAGTTAATCACAACTGGCCTGATGAACGTTTATGTATGATAATCAGCGTTTATAGTAACATATTCCTTACTCAGATCACAGCCTAGGCAGAAATCTTCTGCTTTTCCCACGCCCAGCCCGACAGTTATCGTGTGAAACGGTTTGCTTATAACGGCAGAGGCCTTTTTTGTGTCAAATTTACACGGGGCTCCGTTTCTAAACACTGTAATATTGTCGAGTTTGCAGGTAAGTTTTTCCGGATTGATTTTCACGCCGCATGAACCTACCGCGCATATAATCCTTCCCCAGTTTGGATCGCCGCCGTGGATTGCGCATTTTACCAGGTCGTAGTCGGCTACTGCACGGGCAGCCTTTTGTGCCTGGGCCTGGTTGGCGGCACCGGTTATCAACACCTTGAAAACGCGTGTTGCGCCCTCGGCATCAAGTGCCATCTGTTCGGCAAGGTCGTAGCAAATCTCAAAAAGTCCGCGGCTGAATTTCTCATAATCCCTGCCGGCGGATTTTATAGGAGTATTGCCCGCCATACAGGATGAGAGCAGAAACGCGGTGTCGTTTGTGCTCTGGTGGCCGTCAACCGTCAGTTTGTTTAGCGAGTTGCCTATAGATTCTTTTAAAGCCTTTTTCAGCATGGGTTTGCTTATGTTCGCATCGGTAGTTAAGACGCAGATGGTGGTTGCCATATTCGGCGCGATCATGCCGGCACCCTTGACAGTTCCTGATATGGTTACCGTTTTGTTTCCGAGCTTGAAGCGTTTTACCGCCTGTTTTTCGACGGTATCGGTGGTCATAATAGCCGAGGCGAAATCAAAACCCCCCACAGGATCGTTGGAGAGCTCTTGGGCTGCGGCTGAGATTCCGGGCAGAATCTTGTCCATGGGCAGTTTGCGGCCGATTATCCCCGTTGACGCCACAAGCACCTGTTCAGGTCGGCAGTCGATGAAGTCTGCAACGGCTTGACACATTTTTGAGGCATCTTCAAGGCCCTTTTTCCCTGTACAGGTGTTTGCGTTACCGGAGTTTACAATGACAGCCTCGATAATTCTGCTTTTTAGATGTGCTTTAGCTGCCTCCACAGCGGCCGAGACGATTTTGTTTGTGGTAAAGACGCCCGCGGCGACGGCTCCGGCAGGGCAGCAGAGCAGGGCAATGTCTTTTTTGCCGCTTGTCTTAATTCCGCATGAAATGCCCGATGCCAGAAAACCCTTTGGCGAGGTTATTGTATTGTTTATCATTTTATAAACCCTTATATTTTTACTTTATTACGATTTGGGTATTGTATGATAAATATCCGTAATGGCAACAGGTAACAAAAGAAAACGGGGCTGAAATCGCTTCAGTCCCGTTTTATAGTTTCGATAAAAGGCCCCCTCCTTATTGCAGGCCCTTTATCATTCTTTTAGAATGTGTATTCAATATTGAATCTGAGGAAACAGCCGTGGCCCCTGCTGTCGGGATTGTAGTAGCTGCCCGGCTGGAAATATTCGGCGAGCAGATGTCCCTTAAGGTTTTTCTGTATTTCATACATAATCCAGCAGGTTGCCAGCTGGCCGCGGAAATTACCGCTGTTGGATATATGCCCTACGCCGGGTGTGCTGTTCTGATCAGCCCAGAGCAGGTGATAAGCCAGTTTTGCGCGGGCTTTTTTGCACAGGTCAAAATCCAGGCCTGCCGCACCGCGATGGAGATTGGTTGTCTCGCCGATCATAGTCTCAGTGGCATAACTGTAAACATAGTATTCACTCCACTGCGGCCATTCGCCCCAGAGAGGGTCGAACTGCTCAGTTCTTCCTGTAGAATCCGGATCATCGCCGGAGAGGTATTCATATATCAGATGCGCCTGTGTTTTGCGTTCATCATTAAACGAATAGGTCAGCCGGTCTTTAGTGCCCCATGCACGTAGATCCTGGTCTTCCTTGTCGCCGGTCTGGAACGCGCCTTCGGCACGGAAACTCCAGTTGTCATTAAGTTTCCTGTCGTAAACGCCGCCGAAAGTGAATATTTCACCCTTTTTGCTCCAGGCGGGAGGTATCTGGCGTTCGCTAAAGGAGTTAACAGGATTATCATTTTT
Proteins encoded:
- a CDS encoding PEP-CTERM sorting domain-containing protein; this translates as MRNAQLLLMILLACIMVDANAALEWIGGPDFDCSDAITADNVYALEQYYRPVRTINGQGLDSTGMLHELSSQYNSALVDTTEIAGSTDPAVTLNPAGIEGPAWFSWTFDQAYDIQEMWVWNYNLYGTNGSYLLRGLKDVSIHYNDGTSWQYFGDYTLAKGLGVADMPHGDEIPLNITATGILMTPKTVEGNYGSTFYGLSEVRFIVPEPATMVLFGIGAILARKRFI
- a CDS encoding discoidin domain-containing protein, producing the protein MQAFKMVVTVLMLLLSGYALADWTTAEFIGGSLPDDLDATDAITATGSPSNVSTYRPWRTVDGSGMVDDLAHDQADALNSSLLSGDGNAQNNPAGVAGPAWLQYEFDKIYALDDIVIWNLQAAGGYWTRATKEIYVHYSVDGVNWHYWDNVVLGLPEPYPAWNEPLDVIDADGVQAKYVLITADSQNGSYGSDYCGLSEIRFTILPAATNPEPAVEAVNVAQAAQLSWRPYAGTINERIYLGTDAAAVEAAEGTAAPEYVDTVASSEPDRTQIDLSAYITLDKNAVYYWRVDELDSSDNVIQKGAVWSFTVEGAAYNPTPADAGLISAEDVVLSWSAAAGAVSHTVYLGTSEEPEFFADAGAAATIEAGNLLPDTTYYWRVDTTHDGSVVYEGPVWSFETDYFGVVENYEDGDISNWSASNLTTYLSGGISFIGGPDFDTSDAITASNYNTNVSSYLPDKTVNGLGLDATGLLHATATSSNSALVRPGDSDPLENGNPAGATGPVWFMYEFDQAYAITDFWIWNYNGPYSSRSLRNVSIHYTADGSNWILLGDFELPRAPSSNNTPHDIEIPMNVTAQAVIITASDTDGNYGDSSFYGLSEVRFIQGGIQAYEGDYAMVIDYDNSVSPNYGQAELVFDEAQDFSRYSYLWFVYYGNVTNDAEPVTFELVNDTGSAVESLTLAPEAVQSLGWGNIVRMSLDNTDGESIRKFVVKIGDGTGVGAGTIALDDISLIKGRYCDAANSFMADLDNNCTVDFNDYIAFSEYWLKDHFAVPADGVLLEGFDSYADADSISYRVGPVSFYVDLDETEYKQGSKSIKLDYNQDWSENYAQLAWNLGLSYDLSQMETLKFWFKADSANQTGTENLRMQLLSDSSQLGFVDLVDYGVNVQTDTWTEVSIPLSDFAEVSSLTGVSALGFSIADYTINSTGTFYVDGITVYGPSETGIDVLTETFSSDLAGGDDTVNPLDLAVMAEQWLSCDALPLSECW
- a CDS encoding type II secretion system protein; protein product: MTKKGFTLIELLVVISIIALLMAILMPALTKVREQARTVVCASKLRQIHIGSVAYSNDNDYAFPDRGKLDALYPHSLWDGVEEHTNLNEIFVRAYLGDSRDDIMFCPGELRRWKDPADVSTSYNTLLCTYQYFNTPQKDYARYRWHGYGVEGYEMPNISKSTSGTDPRTALWGCLTYGSVGKRDLMYGHDQYPGPVEGMNVVSISGVTEWVEYENFEAYWYSGGLDFYWPNPERKETNGSQRGKQPRPPRPPRG
- the argJ gene encoding bifunctional glutamate N-acetyltransferase/amino-acid acetyltransferase ArgJ, giving the protein MINNTITSPKGFLASGISCGIKTSGKKDIALLCCPAGAVAAGVFTTNKIVSAAVEAAKAHLKSRIIEAVIVNSGNANTCTGKKGLEDASKMCQAVADFIDCRPEQVLVASTGIIGRKLPMDKILPGISAAAQELSNDPVGGFDFASAIMTTDTVEKQAVKRFKLGNKTVTISGTVKGAGMIAPNMATTICVLTTDANISKPMLKKALKESIGNSLNKLTVDGHQSTNDTAFLLSSCMAGNTPIKSAGRDYEKFSRGLFEICYDLAEQMALDAEGATRVFKVLITGAANQAQAQKAARAVADYDLVKCAIHGGDPNWGRIICAVGSCGVKINPEKLTCKLDNITVFRNGAPCKFDTKKASAVISKPFHTITVGLGVGKAEDFCLGCDLSKEYVTINADYHT